The Lentimicrobiaceae bacterium genome has a window encoding:
- a CDS encoding elongation factor G: MKVYKTSEIRNIAIIGGAKSGKTTISEAMLFEGGVINRRGTIEDKNTVSDYREIELERENSVYSTVLFSEFNGKKINIIDCPGFDDYVGEVMGALKVADTALIAVNSQNGVEVGTEIAMRNTNKTNKPVMFVVNQLGHEKANYEETVRQLKNEFGGGVTIIQFPASDGHNFDAVIDVLLMKMIKFDDNGKQTLVDIPDNHKAKAEELHNELIEKAAESDEHLMETFFENGTLTTEELEKGLKVGLINRSFYPVFCSSSKQNKGINRIMEFITQTCPAPDEVPAAKDTKGNEIKCSSTEQPITFVFKTATEEHLGEIVFFKVFSGDITESIDLVNSTNSGKERMSQLYAVAGRKREKLEKVSAGDIAATIKLKNTKTGDTLASAKAEGTQLEPIVYPEPKITMAIKAQNTSDDEKLGARLSDISKTDPTLLVEYSKELKQILIKGQGELHINTVKWNIENIDKIPVEFLTPKIPYRETITKSAKSMYRHKKQSGGAGQFGEVHMLIEPYTPGMKMQSEFPIRGTEEHQLPWGGKLVFNNCIVGGTIDARFMPAILKGIMERMEEGPLTGSYARDIVVNIYDGKMHPVDSNEMAFKLAGRNAFREAFRNAGPKILEPIYDVEVMVPADRMGDIMTDLQGRRAVIMGMDSEGRYQIIKAKVPLKELNKYSTALSSITSGSGTYTLKFSDYNQVPADIQTELLKAYEEEEKDDE; this comes from the coding sequence ATGAAGGTCTACAAAACAAGCGAAATTAGAAATATAGCTATTATAGGCGGTGCCAAATCGGGCAAGACAACAATTAGCGAAGCCATGTTATTTGAAGGTGGCGTTATTAACAGAAGAGGAACAATAGAAGATAAGAACACCGTTTCGGACTACAGAGAAATAGAGTTGGAACGTGAAAACTCTGTTTATTCTACAGTACTTTTCAGCGAATTTAACGGTAAAAAAATAAATATTATCGACTGTCCGGGTTTCGACGACTACGTTGGTGAAGTAATGGGAGCTTTGAAAGTTGCCGATACTGCTTTAATTGCAGTTAACTCTCAAAATGGTGTTGAGGTCGGAACTGAAATAGCAATGCGTAACACCAACAAAACCAACAAACCCGTAATGTTTGTTGTAAATCAGTTGGGACACGAAAAAGCCAACTACGAAGAAACTGTACGTCAGCTTAAAAACGAATTTGGAGGCGGAGTTACAATTATACAATTCCCAGCTTCTGACGGTCATAACTTTGATGCTGTTATTGATGTTTTGCTCATGAAAATGATTAAGTTTGACGATAACGGTAAACAAACTTTGGTAGATATACCCGATAACCACAAAGCTAAAGCTGAAGAGTTGCACAATGAGCTTATTGAAAAAGCTGCCGAAAGCGACGAACACCTTATGGAAACTTTCTTTGAAAACGGTACTTTGACAACCGAAGAATTAGAAAAAGGCTTGAAAGTCGGTTTGATTAACAGAAGTTTTTATCCCGTTTTCTGTTCTTCATCGAAGCAAAATAAAGGTATTAACCGCATAATGGAGTTTATTACTCAAACATGTCCAGCTCCCGATGAAGTTCCTGCTGCTAAAGACACAAAAGGAAACGAAATAAAATGTAGCTCAACCGAACAACCTATAACTTTTGTATTTAAAACAGCTACCGAAGAGCACTTAGGCGAAATTGTTTTCTTTAAAGTTTTTTCGGGCGATATTACCGAATCTATAGACCTTGTCAATTCGACCAACTCAGGAAAAGAAAGAATGTCGCAGTTGTACGCAGTTGCGGGCAGAAAACGCGAAAAATTAGAGAAAGTTTCAGCCGGCGATATTGCTGCAACAATTAAACTAAAAAATACCAAAACAGGCGATACATTGGCTTCGGCAAAAGCTGAAGGAACACAGTTAGAGCCTATTGTTTATCCGGAACCTAAAATCACAATGGCTATAAAAGCCCAAAACACAAGTGATGACGAAAAATTGGGTGCTAGATTAAGTGATATTAGCAAAACCGACCCGACACTTTTAGTTGAATACTCTAAAGAGTTGAAACAAATTTTGATAAAAGGTCAGGGCGAGCTTCATATAAATACAGTTAAATGGAATATTGAAAATATCGACAAAATACCTGTTGAGTTTTTAACTCCAAAAATTCCATATCGCGAAACTATTACCAAATCGGCAAAATCAATGTATCGCCACAAAAAACAATCAGGTGGTGCAGGTCAGTTTGGCGAAGTTCACATGCTTATTGAGCCATACACCCCAGGAATGAAAATGCAAAGCGAATTCCCAATTCGTGGAACCGAAGAACATCAATTACCTTGGGGCGGTAAACTTGTGTTTAACAACTGTATTGTTGGAGGTACCATTGATGCCAGATTTATGCCTGCTATTCTAAAAGGTATAATGGAAAGAATGGAAGAAGGACCACTAACAGGTTCATACGCAAGAGATATTGTTGTCAATATTTACGATGGTAAAATGCACCCCGTTGACTCAAACGAAATGGCATTTAAACTTGCCGGACGTAATGCATTTAGAGAAGCCTTTAGAAACGCCGGACCAAAAATTCTTGAACCGATTTACGACGTAGAAGTTATGGTTCCAGCCGACAGAATGGGCGATATAATGACCGACTTGCAAGGACGTAGAGCCGTTATTATGGGTATGGACAGCGAAGGCAGATACCAAATTATTAAAGCAAAAGTTCCTTTGAAAGAATTGAACAAATACTCAACTGCTCTTAGTTCAATTACATCGGGTAGTGGTACTTACACGCTTAAATTTAGCGACTACAACCAAGTTCCTGCCGATATTCAAACAGAATTGCTTAAAGCATACGAAGAAGAAGAAAAAGACGACGAATAG
- a CDS encoding ATP-dependent 6-phosphofructokinase codes for MKIGILTAGGDCPGINAAIRGVCKTAISTYGMKVLGFSSGYRGLIEKNYQELKEEQLSGILTLGGTILGTSRDKPFQSGSKESVKLIKKNYKDLGLKALVVIGGNGTQKTASQLADEGLNIIGIPKTIDNDVYGTDVSFGFDSAVMIATEAIDRLHTTANSHNRIMVIELMGHHAGWISLYSGVAGGGDVILIPEIPYDIKNISKYLKQRIKEDKKYSIVVVAEGIEKPEDEYAASYISNMIQKEVGIETRKTILGYIQRGGTPSPMDRILATEFGSHTADLIAQQKFGVMVCKNGNNIESIPLSEVGGKIKLVSPDNPLIEKSRKMGICFGDS; via the coding sequence ATGAAAATAGGAATATTAACAGCCGGTGGCGATTGTCCCGGAATAAATGCCGCAATTAGAGGGGTTTGCAAAACGGCAATATCTACATATGGTATGAAAGTGTTGGGTTTTTCTTCGGGTTACCGAGGCTTAATCGAAAAAAACTATCAGGAACTTAAAGAAGAGCAACTTTCGGGTATACTTACCTTAGGAGGTACGATATTGGGCACTAGCAGAGATAAACCTTTCCAAAGCGGCTCAAAAGAAAGTGTTAAGCTTATAAAAAAGAATTACAAAGATTTGGGTTTGAAGGCTCTTGTTGTGATAGGTGGCAATGGCACTCAAAAGACTGCTTCGCAATTAGCCGATGAAGGCTTAAACATTATAGGTATTCCCAAAACTATTGATAATGATGTTTATGGAACCGATGTTTCTTTTGGCTTCGATTCAGCCGTTATGATTGCTACCGAAGCAATTGACAGACTGCATACTACTGCCAACTCGCATAACAGAATTATGGTTATTGAGCTTATGGGACACCATGCAGGTTGGATTTCTTTGTATTCGGGCGTCGCAGGTGGAGGCGATGTTATTCTTATTCCTGAAATACCTTACGATATTAAAAATATTTCCAAATATCTGAAACAGAGAATTAAAGAAGATAAAAAATATTCTATAGTTGTTGTCGCCGAAGGAATTGAAAAGCCCGAAGACGAGTACGCAGCATCGTATATATCTAATATGATACAAAAAGAAGTTGGGATTGAAACCCGAAAAACCATTTTAGGCTATATACAAAGAGGTGGTACTCCTTCGCCTATGGATAGGATATTAGCTACCGAATTCGGCTCTCATACTGCAGACCTTATTGCTCAGCAAAAATTTGGAGTAATGGTTTGCAAAAACGGCAATAACATTGAGTCTATTCCACTTAGCGAAGTTGGCGGAAAGATAAAACTCGTTTCCCCCGACAATCCTTTGATAGAAAAATCTAGAAAAATGGGCATTTGCTTTGGCGATTCATAG